The Strix aluco isolate bStrAlu1 chromosome Z, bStrAlu1.hap1, whole genome shotgun sequence genome contains a region encoding:
- the LOC141918907 gene encoding phospholipase A2 inhibitor and Ly6/PLAUR domain-containing protein-like, whose translation MFGLISENAHEKAAASHPPSMRGGKQFIKLLWHIVLCSARLGSSLCIPPINMRVSLGLSFLLAFLDPGTSLQCEVCHSIGKSCSGPMKTCSDGEDTCGIILHEVTIGGMAIPSSIKSCLPSSICQFGPVTMNYGKVKGRSHLACCMGDDCRTTSVSLPPENNVPNGYQCPACYSVDSFQCSNEIVNCTGSETQCVDLAGLMNSGGLTLKAAMKGCTTISECSIVGDGKNKLGMMDIKLRRFQCKPASVLTRASSGFAPLDTLFLPVVSGFILEKVLF comes from the exons ATGTTTGGTTTAATCTCTGAAAATGCACATGAAAAGGCTGCAGCTTCACACCCTCCCTCCATGAGAGGTGGGAAACAG TTTATAAAGCTCTTGTGGCACATAGTGCTGTGTTCAGCAAGACTTGGCAGCTCCCTGTGCATACCTCCCATCAACATGAGAGTGTCCCTTGGCCTCAGCTTCCTTCTGGCTTTCCTGGACCCAG GGACTTCCCTTCAGTGCGAGGTTTGCCACAGCATAGGAAAAAGCTGCTCTGGCCCCATGAAAACCTGTAGTGATGGTGAAGATACCTGTGGCATCATTCTGCATGAGGTCACAATAG GGGGGATGGCAATCCCTTCATCCATCAAGTCCTGCCTGCCATCCAGCATCTGCCAGTTTGGCCCTGTTACCATGAACTATGGGAAGGTAAAAGGAAGGAGCCACTTGGCTTGCTGCATGGGCGACGACTGTCGAACCACCTCTGTCTCCT TGCCGCCAGAGAACAATGTGCCCAATGGATACCAGTGTCCTGCCTGCTACAGCGTGGACTCCTTCCAGTGCAGTAATGAAATCGTGAACTGCACTGGATCCGAAACCCAGTGTGTTGACCTTGCTGGGTTGATGAATTCTG GTGGACTGACGCTGAAAGCCGCCATGAAGGGTTGCACCACTATCTCTGAATGCAGTATTGTAGgagatggaaaaaacaaactaGGGATGATGGACATAAAGCTAAGGCGGTTTCAATGCAAACCAGCTTCTGTTTTGACCAGAGCGAGTTCTGGGTTTGCCCCTCTAGACACCCTCTTCCTCCCTGTCGTGTCAGGATTCATCTTGGAGAAGGTACTTTTCTGA